The Pecten maximus chromosome 10, xPecMax1.1, whole genome shotgun sequence region AATTCACGCCTGGTTTGAGACTTGGACCCCGTTTCACCCCTGGGAGAGTCTTTGGACCCTGTTTCACTCCTGGGAGAGTCTTGGACCCCGTTTCACTCATGGGAGAGTCTTGGACCCTATTTCACTCATGGGAGAGTCTTGGACCCTGTTTCACCCCTGAGAGAGTCTTGGACCCTGTTTCACTCATGGGAGAGTCTTGGACCCTATTTCACTCATGGGAGAGTCTTTGACCCTGTTTCACTCCTGATAGAGTATTTGGACCCTATTCCACTCCTGGGAGAGTCTTGGACCCTATTTCACTCATGGGAGAGTCTTGGACCCTGTTTCACTCATGGGAGAGTCTTGGACCCTATTTCAATCCTGGGAGAGTCTTTGACCCTGTTTCACTCCTGATAGAGTATTTGGACCCTATTTCACTCCTGGGAGAGTCTTGGACCCTGTTTCACTCATGGGAGAGTCTTGGACCCTATTTCACTCCTGGGAGAGTCTTTGACCCTGTTTCACTCCTGATAGAGTATTTGGACCCTATTTCACTCCTGGGAGAGTCTTAGACCCTATTTCACTCATGGGAGAGTCTTTGGACCCTATTTCACTCCTGGGAGAGTCTTAGACCCTGTTTCACTCCTGGGAGAGTCTTTGACCCTATTTCAATCCTGGGAGAGTTTTTGGACCCTATTTCACTCCTGGGAGAGTCTTGGATCCTATTTCACTCCTGGGAGAGTCTTTGACCCTGTTTCACTCCTGATAGAGTATTTGGACCCTATTTCACTCCTGGGAGAGTCTTGGACCCTATTTCACTCATGGGAGAGTTTTTGGACCCTTTTTCACTCATGGGAGAGTCTTGGACCCTGTTTCACTCCTGGGTGAGTCTTTGGACCATATTTCACTCATGCGAGAGTCTTTGGACCCTATTTCACTCATGGGAGAGTCTTGGACCCAATTTTACTCATGGGAGAGTCTTTGACCCAGTTCATACTTAAGTCCTACTAGTTCAAAGCTAAGTCTTAGACCCTATTAATTCACAACTAGTTGAGTCTCAAACTGGATATAACAATTCtggaaaacatttttgtttgtgaATGGGGATtccttttttcatttattttctcgGTTTTGTTCCAGATAGATTTAGGACGCCTGGCAGCATGTCCACTGCTACCATGCCGACAGTGAAGGAGCGCGAGTTTCTTAACACTTCTTCATTGGCCAAACAAAGTGGCTTTACACCACGGCCCATACAAAAGTTGGCAGCCAGGAAAAAGCcaaggacaatgttaaatatagaATGTAATCACTTTCTGCGAACAAAAACTGATGCCTTTACTCACGGACATCCAATGCTTGGATATAAGTTGTGGTTGGAGGCTGGAAAACATGATCCACCATACCCTACTCGCCCAGATGACAACTACAACAGTAATGTGTGGCGTAACTTTCGCAGGCAGTATGGATTTAGTGCAACAGCAGATGGACGGAAAATTTCTGACGTCATTGCTTCTATGTATCCTCTTAATATACCCCCACCTTCACAGGTTGGAGATCATACTTTTGACAAATTTATCCGAGAAAGTTCACTGTTTAATAACGACAAAATGAAGACATTAGCTATGGAGAGAACAAAGAATGATGTGGTTGAATTTAAACGCCTTCGTGTGAAAAGTGATGCTAGAAATCCTCCATTAGATGAATCTGGTGAGTTTCAAATTTTATGATAGcacacgtttgtttctataatTTTTATCTGACCAGGACAAAGTCCAGGGGAGCTATTGCTATACCCGTCTGCAGTGTCTGTCGACTGCTATAAAAGTTaaaggttatatataacagtgttatGTCAACAATAATGAGGATACAGCCTAGGTATTTCACATGATTATTTCTTGTGACAAAACCCTTTTTAATTGTACTATATGTAGATCTGCTGACCTTctctgtgacctttgacctattttaatttttttttattttaaccttGGC contains the following coding sequences:
- the LOC117335814 gene encoding testis-expressed protein 52-like; this encodes MSTATMPTVKEREFLNTSSLAKQSGFTPRPIQKLAARKKPRTMLNIECNHFLRTKTDAFTHGHPMLGYKLWLEAGKHDPPYPTRPDDNYNSNVWRNFRRQYGFSATADGRKISDVIASMYPLNIPPPSQVGDHTFDKFIRESSLFNNDKMKTLAMERTKNDVVEFKRLRVKSDARNPPLDESGQIIPPENFKKYEHRFVPPPLPPPTPPPANQKTDSLGQRYVPKSEPHLWKLSYKLSNPQYEHVRQEIRKRQQLMKDETPQSPQPHIPKNFPSPVNRKL